One genomic segment of Manis pentadactyla isolate mManPen7 chromosome 1, mManPen7.hap1, whole genome shotgun sequence includes these proteins:
- the TNNC1 gene encoding troponin C, slow skeletal and cardiac muscles: MDDIYKAAVEQLTEEQKNEFKAAFDIFVLGAEDGCISTKELGKVMRMLGQNPTPEELQEMIDEVDEDGSGTVDFEEFLVMMVRCMKDDSKGKSEEELSDLFRMFDKNADGYIDLDELKVMLQATGETITEDDIEELMKDGDKNNDGRIDYDEFLEFMKGVE, encoded by the exons ATGGATGACATCTACAAGGCTgcg GTAGAGCAACTAACGGAAGAGCAGAAAAATG AGTTCAAGGCAGCCTTTGACATCTTCGTGCTGGGCGCCGAGGACGGCTGCATCAGCACCAAGGAGCTGGGGAAGGTGATGAGGATGCTAGGCCAGAACCCCACACCCGAGGAGCTGCAGGAGATGATCGACGAGGTGGATGAGGATG GCAGCGGCACGGTGGACTTTGAGGAGTTCCTGGTCATGATGGTCCGCTGCATGAAGGATGACAGCAAAGGGAAGTCTGAGGAGGAGCTGTCTGACCTCTTCCGCATGTTTGACAA AAACGCTGACGGCTACATCGACCTGGATGAGCTGAAGGTGATGCTGCAGGCCACAGGCGAGACCATCACGGAGGACGACATCGAGGAGCTCATGAAGGACGGCGACAAGAACAACGATGGCCGCATCGACTACGATG AGTTCCTGGAGTTCATGAAGGGGGTGGAGTAG